GTGCAGCATTGGCTGAATTTGGTGGGGGGATACTTTTGTTAAGCGGATTCCTGTTTCGCCCTGCTTGTATTTTTCTGATGTTTACCATGTTTGTTGCAACTTTGCAAAAATACATCCAAGGATCAGGAGCATTTTTAGATTGGTCATACCCTGCCGAAATGGGAGCAGTCTTGTTGGCTTTCTTTTTTATTGGACCGGGTAAATACACTTTTTATAACCTGATTAATAAAAAGCTATAACTTTTGAGAAAAAGTTTTTGAAATTCCCAAATAAATCATCAGGTAAACTTTCTTTTTGAAAAAAGTGAGTACGCTAAATTTAACAAATACAATTGATCTATAGAAAATCTTACGTTTATTTTGCTTGCACAAATCTTCTTTCTAAAAAATAGTAACTACATTAGCACCGGTTTTTTAAGGATATTTACTTGAATCAAACGGAGTTATTTTTCTTCACTTTAGCTTTTTATTTGTTCACCAACCAACTGAATTATCCATGAAACATTTTTACAAAATTTTGGCAATTGCGTTTTGTTTGATGTATGGCCAACTCTATGCTCAGGTTACGTTAAGAGGAACTGTAACCGATGTATTTGGCTATACCTTAGTAGGTGTTAATGTTGTTGAAAAAGGTACTAACCGGGGTACAACAACAGATTTTGAAGGCAATTTTGAAATTACTTATAAAAATGCGGATGCAATCATTGTGTTTAGCTATATCGGCTATGTTACTCAAGAGGTTAAACCAGGCGGCAACACCGAATTAAATGTAGTTTTACAGGAAGAAATTCTCAATCTTTCAGGAATAGAAGTAGTAGGAACCAGAAGCCTGAACCGATCTTCGACAGAAACCCCTGTCGCAATAGATATAATCCCTATTGCCGAAGTAATTAACTCAGTTGGCCAGTTAGATTTAAACCAATTGCTTCAGTTTGCGGCACCTTCGTTTAATTCTAATCGTCAATCGGGCGCAGACGGAAGCGATCATATAGACCCGGCAACTTTACGAGGACTTGGGCCGGATCAAACCTTGGTTTTAATAAACGGAAAACGCCGTCATCAGTCCTCCCTGGTCAATATTTTTGGAACTCGTGGTCGAGGAAATACCGGCACAGATTTAAATGCTATCCCTGCATCTGCAATAGAACGGATTGAAATATTAAGGGACGGTGCAAGTGCTCAATATGGCTCCGATGCTATTGCAGGAGTTATTAATATTGTTTTAAAATCAAACACAGATGAATTTACAGGAAACATTTTTGCTGGTGTCAGAAAAGCAAAATTCCGCACCGACAAAGATTTTGATGGGGAAACCTTACAACTTAGTGGGAATTATGGGTTAGGAATTGGGAAAGGCGGATTTGTCAACCTGACCACAGATTACCAAAGACGCAATAAAACCAATCGCCCGGCCGATCCGGATGTTTATGATATTTACCGCGAACAATTTGGTGATGCAGAGTCCGATAATTTTGCAGCTTTCTTCAATTCAAAAGTTCCCGTTTCAGACAATCTTCATTTTTATGCATTCGGAGGATTGAATCACCGTTTTACAGATGCTTATGCATGGACAAGAGACCCCGAAAGTATTCGCAATGTTCCTGAAATTTACCCGGATGGTTTTAACCCCCGTATTCAGTCAAATATTGCCGACCGCTCTGCTTCAGTTGGGTTGAGAGGGAAAGTCGGCAACTGGGACTTGGACTTTAACAATACTTTTGGTTCTAATCGCTTTCATTATTATATTGATGGAACACTTAACGCTTCCCTCCTTTCCAAATCTCCCACCAGATTTGATGCAGGTGGTTTCCAACTTAGCCAAAATACGACCGGCTTAAACTTTACCCGTTTTTTCCCGGAGGCTCTTTCCGGTATCAGTGTAGCTTTTGGTTCTGAATATAGAATTGACAATTATCAGATATTTGCAGGTGAAGAAGGATCTTACCGAAATTATGGTTTAGTAGATACGGTAGTTAACGGTTATGTAACTCAAGTAGATATTCTCGGCCGTCCCGGCGGTTCACAGGGGTTTCCTGGATTTCAACCGGCCGATGAAACCAACGAAAACAGAACTAACTTGGCTGCTTATCTTGATGCCGAGTTTGACTTTACGGACAAATTTATGGTGGGTGCTGCTGTAAGAGCAGAACGCTACAGCGATTTTGGAAATACCGTTAACGGAAAAATCGCCGCCCGATATGAAGTTTCCAAACGATTTGCTTTCCGGGCTTCAGCAAGCACAGGTTTTCGCGCTCCTTCATTACCTCAGATTTTCTTTAGTTCTACTTTTACTGATTTTGTCAGCGGAGTTGCTGTTGATAAAATCATTGCCCCTAATAACAGCCCTATTACAAGAGTACTCGGTATTCCGCAATTAAAAGAAGAAACTTCACTAAATGCAAGTTTCGGCTTCACCACTAAACCATTTAATGGGTTTACTGCAACGGTTGACGGATATTTTGTGGATATTCAGGATCGCATCGTACTGACTGGAGCTTTCGAAGACACTGACCCGGATATTGGTGCTGATTTACAAGCATTAGGTGTTGGTGCTGCTCAGTTTTTTACCAATGCAGTTGATACCCGAACATTAGGGGTTGACATCATTTTGACCTATGCCCGTAGAATTGGATCCGGCAGATTGCAAGCCACTTTTGCCGGCAACATTAACAACATGACCGTTGAAGACATTAAAACCAACGATAAATTGACCGGCAAAGAAGACATTTATTTCGGAAATAGAGACAAACTCTTCTTATTGGCTTCTGCTCCTCCAAGTAAAATGAACCTTACTTTAGACTACAAAATCAAACGGTTTAATGCAAACCTGCGTTTTGTCCATTTCGCAAAAGTAGAACTTGAAGACTGGATTGGAACAGTTGATGTATATGACCCAAGAGTTACTACAGATATCACATTAGGCTACTCTATTACCAACAACTTCAATCTTACAATTGGTGGCGCTAATATTTTTAACGCATATCCTACCACACAAGACACAGAAACTGAAACCGGCGGACTCTGGGATGCTGTACAAATGGGCTTTAGCGGGTCTCTTTATTTTGCTAAATTGGGATTTAAATTTTAATTCGAAAATGACCTTCTAAGCAATCCTAATGGTATCAAAACAGATTTATAGGTAATTGCAGGTGGATATTACCATTTCCGGTATTCTGATTTTCATTGCTTCTGTAAAGAAGCTTCAGATTTGTCCGAGACCATTAAAGTGTTGGTTGGTGAACTTTCATTTGATGTGCTGCCAACTTTTTTCGGCAGAATTGAGTTTCGGACCGCAAGGTTCAGGAAGACAATTAAAACGTTACTGTCCGGTACTGTACTTTAGTTTTTGTTCCATGAGTACTGACCTGTAATGTGCCTTATTCAGAAAAGTAGCAATGGAAGATTGCCATTAACAGATGGAGTCTATCTATTAAAAAGCATTCCATGAAATGGTATTAAAAAGGAATAAAAAACAAAAGTCCGGAGTTTAAAAAAGTATTAAACCTAAACCCAGTTTTGGGTTAGAATATCTTTAGCATGATAGGTTATGATGATGTTAGCACCGGCGCGTGCAAACGCATACATGTTTTCCATGACTATATTCCTTTCATCCACCAAGCCAGAAGCAGCAGCAGCTTTTACCATTGCATATTCTCCGGAAACATTATAACAAGCAACCGGAAGTTTGGTATGTTGCTTTATCTGAAAAACGATGTCAAGATAAGCCAATGCAGGTTTTACCATCAAAATATCTGCCCCTTCCTGTTCGTCTAATATAATTTCACGAATGCTTTCACGGGAGTTGCGAAAATCCATTTGATAACCTTTCCTGTCTCCATTTTGAGGAGAAGAATCAGCCACATCTCTGAAAGGTCCGTAATAAGCAGAGGCATATTTTACTGCATATGACATAATGGATGTGTGTAAAAAGCCTTCGTTGTCTAATGTTTGTCTTATTTTTCCTATTCTCCCGTCCATCATATCAGAAGGAGCAATCATATCCGCACCTGCCTGAGCATGGGTTAATGCCATTTGAGCTAATATACTTACACTTTGATCATTTAATACCTGACTGCCGGCTAAAATTCCACAATGACCGTGTGAAGTATAAGCACACATACAAACATCGGTAATTAGATAAATATCATGACTAAACTCTGCCTTTAGCCTTCTGATAGCAGTAGGAACAGCACCGGTTTGATCATAACAACTATTTCCTGTTTCTGTTTTTGGTTCTTTAACACCAAACAAAAGTACTTTGTTAAGTCCTGAATTTAGACCTTTTTCTACCTCTTTGACTAATGTATCAGGAGAAAAATGAAAAACGTCCGGCATTGATTTGACAGGATGTTTAATTCCTTTCCCTTTACAAACAAAATACGGGTAAACAAACATGTTTTCGGAAAGTCGGGTTTCTGCCACCATTTCTCTGAGAATGGCATGTTGTCTCAAACGTCTTGGTCGAATATTATTCATGTCAATAAGGTAATTTACCGGAATTGTTGCTTACCGGGATTTATCAAGGCAAAGGGTTTAATGAAAAGTTATTGGTCTTCAATCACAAGCATACTGGCAGTTGCTTTGGCAAAAACAGTTTTTGATCCGTTTTGTGAAATTGCAAAAACTTCGCTTTCGCAAAAATGCAGCCGAGATCCTTTTTTTTCCACCCATCCTTTGGCAATAAGCATATCCGATTTTCCCGGGCGGTAATACGAAACTTTTATTTCTGTAGTAACAACATGTTGATTGGGTTCAATCAGCGTAAAAGCTGCAAAACCGGCAACAGTATCGCACAAAGTTGTCATAATTCCTCCATGTGCATATCCGTTTTGCTGACGATGATGGTCTTTCATTAATAAACGGCCTTCGACCATTCCTGACACAACTTTTGTAATTTCAAATCCAATAAAGTGCATAAAATAATTTTGGCTCATCATTTTAGCGACTTTTTGTGCGACTAAAGGGTTGCTGATTTCAAACATGAGGCAAAAATAGCTGCAATTCCTGTCTAATTGGTTAATGTGAAATATTTTTACGTTAAAAGTTGGCAAGGGGTTGAAAAAAATACTATAATTGCCCCAAATTTACAACAAAGCTATCATTTATGAACACAGCTAAACTACTTATCAACTTGTTATTGATACTTGTAATTGGTTTCTTAGCCTATAAAATGGTTACCACGATTCAGGAACCGATTACTTTTCAAAAAGAAAAAGCAATTCGCGATGCCGCTGCAATCGAACGATTAAAACAAATCAGATCCACTCAATTGGCTTTTAAAGGCAAATATGGTCATTATTCAAGTAGTTTTGATTCGCTGATAAATATGGTAAAAACGGATAGTTTTGAAGTGGTAAAAGTTATAGGCGACCCTAACGACTCGACTGTAGTCGTTAAAAAAGAAATTTTCAAAAAAGGCATGATGGACTCTTTATTTAATGGGAATGCGCAGTCTTTGGAGCAAATCCCTAATATTCCATTTGCCAAAAAAGGAGAGACATTTTCTATTGCTGCTGCAATCATCAATAAAAACAATACAGATATTCCGGCATTTGAAGTATCTGCACCACTGAAAGTCATCTATTCCGGTTTGCCCAACGAATATTATTCTGACAGATTTAACGATG
This is a stretch of genomic DNA from Sphingobacteriales bacterium. It encodes these proteins:
- a CDS encoding PaaI family thioesterase; translation: MPTFNVKIFHINQLDRNCSYFCLMFEISNPLVAQKVAKMMSQNYFMHFIGFEITKVVSGMVEGRLLMKDHHRQQNGYAHGGIMTTLCDTVAGFAAFTLIEPNQHVVTTEIKVSYYRPGKSDMLIAKGWVEKKGSRLHFCESEVFAISQNGSKTVFAKATASMLVIEDQ
- a CDS encoding TonB-dependent receptor; this translates as MKHFYKILAIAFCLMYGQLYAQVTLRGTVTDVFGYTLVGVNVVEKGTNRGTTTDFEGNFEITYKNADAIIVFSYIGYVTQEVKPGGNTELNVVLQEEILNLSGIEVVGTRSLNRSSTETPVAIDIIPIAEVINSVGQLDLNQLLQFAAPSFNSNRQSGADGSDHIDPATLRGLGPDQTLVLINGKRRHQSSLVNIFGTRGRGNTGTDLNAIPASAIERIEILRDGASAQYGSDAIAGVINIVLKSNTDEFTGNIFAGVRKAKFRTDKDFDGETLQLSGNYGLGIGKGGFVNLTTDYQRRNKTNRPADPDVYDIYREQFGDAESDNFAAFFNSKVPVSDNLHFYAFGGLNHRFTDAYAWTRDPESIRNVPEIYPDGFNPRIQSNIADRSASVGLRGKVGNWDLDFNNTFGSNRFHYYIDGTLNASLLSKSPTRFDAGGFQLSQNTTGLNFTRFFPEALSGISVAFGSEYRIDNYQIFAGEEGSYRNYGLVDTVVNGYVTQVDILGRPGGSQGFPGFQPADETNENRTNLAAYLDAEFDFTDKFMVGAAVRAERYSDFGNTVNGKIAARYEVSKRFAFRASASTGFRAPSLPQIFFSSTFTDFVSGVAVDKIIAPNNSPITRVLGIPQLKEETSLNASFGFTTKPFNGFTATVDGYFVDIQDRIVLTGAFEDTDPDIGADLQALGVGAAQFFTNAVDTRTLGVDIILTYARRIGSGRLQATFAGNINNMTVEDIKTNDKLTGKEDIYFGNRDKLFLLASAPPSKMNLTLDYKIKRFNANLRFVHFAKVELEDWIGTVDVYDPRVTTDITLGYSITNNFNLTIGGANIFNAYPTTQDTETETGGLWDAVQMGFSGSLYFAKLGFKF
- a CDS encoding DoxX family protein — encoded protein: MKWYQHINLGCLLFRSLIGSAYMIHGLPKLSGGPERWAKVGKAMGNLGIDFFPEFWGLCAALAEFGGGILLLSGFLFRPACIFLMFTMFVATLQKYIQGSGAFLDWSYPAEMGAVLLAFFFIGPGKYTFYNLINKKL
- the hemB gene encoding porphobilinogen synthase; this translates as MNNIRPRRLRQHAILREMVAETRLSENMFVYPYFVCKGKGIKHPVKSMPDVFHFSPDTLVKEVEKGLNSGLNKVLLFGVKEPKTETGNSCYDQTGAVPTAIRRLKAEFSHDIYLITDVCMCAYTSHGHCGILAGSQVLNDQSVSILAQMALTHAQAGADMIAPSDMMDGRIGKIRQTLDNEGFLHTSIMSYAVKYASAYYGPFRDVADSSPQNGDRKGYQMDFRNSRESIREIILDEQEGADILMVKPALAYLDIVFQIKQHTKLPVACYNVSGEYAMVKAAAASGLVDERNIVMENMYAFARAGANIIITYHAKDILTQNWV